Genomic DNA from Echeneis naucrates chromosome 14, fEcheNa1.1, whole genome shotgun sequence:
AAGAGACTTCCAAGGATACTGCTACACTAAATGACACCCCAGGAACAATTTGGTTCTAATGtggacattttcatcttttatatGCATtataaatgatacattttatgtGCTAGTGGAAGGCTGGAAGCCAGGGGCAGTATCACACAGACAAGTTTGGACTTAATCcagttatttttctgtgttttttgagtctatatttttaatattgaaTTATAAGGTCTCATTGTAAACGTTTCGCTGTTGCTGCACAAATTTAAGCCTCATTTCACATATGACCATAACATTAAAATTGACTTTTCAGTTTCTCAACAATCCAGTTAAGCACTGAGCCAAAACTGGGACCATTAACAGCTCTCATAAACAAATTATGCTCCAAATTAAGTTCAAACACAGACAAGAATAGAGGCATTTTCACACATGAACAGACAAAACTGCATGACATAACTATTAAAATGCATGTACCAGGAAGTCCTTTTATCGGTTTCTTGAAATCAGAATGCAACCATAAACGATGCAATAGCCCTGCTGACAGTGTGAGGAAATTTgcgtttcattttatttttactgtctttAAGTTAATGGTGCTGCATAAATAGGTTTACCTTAGTTCTACAACGATTGTAAGAATATGTGCAGTTCAAAATGGCAAAACAATCTGCTTTATGATTTTATGGCTTATATTGTAATCTCACCAACTAAAAACACCAATTAAAGTTGTTTCGCTCACCGTTCTCATCCAGAGAGAAATCATCCTGGGCATAGCGGAACTTCTCTGGTCCACAGGCAATGAAGACATCATCGTCACCGAAGAAATCTTGAAGGCAGGTAACCTGTGAGGCCAGAAGACAGCATTGCATTAACAAGACGACGAGACATAGTCCTGTCAGCGGCCGCGTTTCATGACGGCAGTGCTTTGAGCTAACGTCAGCAAGTACACATGCTCACAAATACAGTGTTAACACACTGATGCCAGCCGGGATGATGATTTCCATTGGTTCTCTGGATTTTGACATTTGCCAAGTAGCAATAATCAGTAAGTAAAACTAGGCTAATGGGAGAAATTATTAGTTTTGCGAGGATGTATTAGAAAGATAAAAGGGTGTTGGGTGAAAGTCCAAGGATATCCTGAAGATAACATGAACTTTATGTGCCAAATTTCATTGCACCTGTGTGAAGGTTGTGGCACTGTGAAAGACATCAGAGGATCACTGGAGCCATTGGTGCCAAACTGATATTTTTTGTACCATGAAGGTCCAGTATGATCAATTCAATtttcatcagcagctgtgtaCCCCTTCTGAGCAAGTTAGAAGAAACCAAGAGTGCAATTTCAAAGAAAGAATTGTTTcttcatattcatttgaatgtttgtattattattgATAGCTGAATGAAGAAAATTTTGTTCTAATTAAGAACATATTACACACAGGCCTTCAGAGCATGAAGCATGGACAAGTTAAACGCCGattgcatttcatttaaaaaatgaactgtaaacaaacagccTAATGTCAATGCATTTATTGAGCAAGTGAAAAGGTGTGGTTGTCCATCCACCAAAGGGTTTACTGAACTTCAGGTGGTAGGGTCATGATTACACAGCCTTTATGTTTTACTTGACAAGTTAACATGCCTTTAGCTACAGTAGGTGCAAGtagcaaaacacaaaagacacaaaaaaaataagcCCAGGAGGGTAATGTTACACCTTTGCTGTAATGTTTAAATGACTCAGCTTATTTCCCTGAGGACATTTCACTCTATAGCAGCTGTTGACACAATATGACCTACTTAGTGGACAGATGTCTTTGGGCCACaccttctcctctgctttccATTATACAGGCCCTCTTACCAGTTCAGGCACGCCTATTAAAACCCATTCAGACTAAAAGCTGTGTTTCCcgtctgcagttttttttcctccctgttgCAGATGAGATTTGTTAAAAAGCATCTCAGGCTCATGTCTTTCAACACctgttaaatgtttcatttctcatttgaaTCATTGgatcaaaacacaaactgaaaaggAGCTGCATGTGACTGACGCTGGTGTGTTTAACAGGCCTAatttatacagttttatttctcatttttcaaaaactCTGACTTTCACAAACTAAATCTCTCAAGGTTTTTTAGAGGGGTCCATGCCCCGAAAGGTTATCCTCTGCTGGGACGTTTGCCAGGATAGTCAAGATACATCATGGTTTCCTTTGTGATACACATCCAAACTATGAGCTGCAGATAATTTGGGACCACCCCACCCCTGCAGCTGCCATGTTGGTTCTCTGTCCTGCTAGACAAGCTAAAAGCGTGTGGTGGTGACTCCGTGGCGTGGCATCCAACAGCTGTACCCTCTCTGCGTCCCACACGATTCCCTGGATACAGGCCTGGCAGACCCCAGTGAGATACAGAGATGGTGCATTGACTCCAGGGATCAAAATCTAATTGGCTTTTCTAGCCAGGGTTAATTTACAAGCTGCACTTTTGGGGTTTTCTTCACTGTTTATTATCGAGATTAGATACATGTTACTTTCATTAGGTTAAACTGCTGTGCGGCAACAACAGCTCCTGACACTTAATAATAAGACAGAAGCATTAAGAAAGgctcttttttcctcccaaaggccagagggtggaggagaggtgATGGAAATGGGCTGCAATGAGGTTAGAGGAGAGAGACAAGTCCCTGCTTTAATAGCTTTACAAACAGAGCTGATTAAAGGGATAAAGTGTTCATCCAATGGACCGCACCCGTAATCTCTCTTAACAGAATCATCGTTCAAGATTCAGCTCTCTCTGTTGGTCTCtgatttccaaacaggcagaacCACTTTATCTCCTAAGAGTCAAGGTGTTTATGCACTGACCTAACAGGGAACTCAATGTAAATCACAAAACAAAGTGGTCACACCATTGAAATGGTCAGTAATCTAGTTTTGAATTATCTTGATTGCTTTCAActaccatatttttttttaaactgtccCATATgtgataaagaaaagaaaaaaaaatctgacctgTATTAGCATATGGATGCTGTAAAAAATGTGGGTTAATTTCCCATTTATAAGAAACAGCCACTCTTCTCATGAGTCCTTGGCAAAAAGACAGAATCCCATTTTGAAATCCAACTAATCGATCTTCCAATAGGGATCAAATGAGAGCCGCATCATCTGTACAGTTCTTTGTTTCATGATGCCCACAAATAATGTAGACAGTCCAACAAGTGAATTTCGACATCTGTCACACTGcgaaaaaacattttgttttcagcttgAAAAGGTCAGTCAGCTGTTTCAACCACAGCCACCTGGTAACAGGATTCGACTGAACAGTGTACGCTCACATATTGAATGCACACATTACAGTCAGTGAGTATACATTTGCTCACATATTTATTACAAGAAAGCAAATGGAgttttcaaacaacaaaaaaaaactgtcttacTCCAGACTCCAGGTgccaccccctcacccccacccccacccccatacCAACAAGCCCATCCCTAATCTCTGCATCACCAGCTGGCAGGACcacatgaccccccccccccaaaaaaaaaaaaaaaaaaaaacagcagctacaCAGGGATCCACCAACGACAACAACTGAATTATTTAGACAGACTGACCGGTCATCCCCAGGCTGCAGCAGTTTCGTTACGTGATGGTGGTCAGGTGGTAAATATGGAAAATGAGCATGCTGTTGAGTCAGTGAAGCTCTTTCCTATGTGCTCTGCCTCACCTATTTTGAAGAGGAAAACCTGTATAGAACCACAGGAACAATCAAAGttaaacaaaacatcattataACTTGGGCAGTGCCTCAAAATGCTCTCAAGTGGATTTTGTTTTCTGATGCATACATCTGGCTTTTCTTCACCTCTACTCATCCTTTCACCAACATTAGTGACTGATGAGTCCCAAGGTCCAGTTTCTCCTCGACTCCTCACAGACATGTTAATTGATCTCTGTGCAGAAGTGAAGCTATTCAGCGTTGAACTGTGCCATTATCTGTGGCCAGGGTGGTTCATCTCCTTTGTATCTTCTCTGACATGCAGTAAAGGATCAACCCCAGCATAAATGAGTCACCACATGGCTggactaaaaataataatctgttcTCCACAACAGAGAAGTAATCTCACATCATCTTTCATGATGCTTGACAAGGATACGCTGATAGTGCAACGCTGAGTTGTTTGAGTAGCATTCAACCAAGATTTGAGGGAAAGTAGcaaggcacaaaaaaaaaaaaaaaaagaaaaaagggagcaAATTAgttttcattaaatataaaatatcatgTTGTGTCTCTGActgaaagtgtaaaaaaaaaaaacaaaaaaaaaaaaacaaaggctgatAAAGAGCCAGTAAGATCTTGCTTTGCGACCCATGGGGAAACTCCCACACCACTTCCTTTGCTCTAGGCACAGACACCTGATCAATATCAGCGCCTCTGCACTGAGTGGAATATTCCTCCAAAACACACACGGTCTCCATTTTGGCTAATTCAGACAGCACAGTGTATTAAAAGCACAGCTTccaaaagactaaaaaaaaaaaatctgatttattttttttttaggttttcagcagaaaatattcatatcCAATTTCAGCAAACACTTCACAGGGATTTATCGCTTTCCAATAATAATATCCCAAACCATGTGCCTTTCTGACCTATCTGTGACCTCAATGCACCAGCACAACATCTGTGCTACTGTAGGTGCTCTGGATCCATTTGAAGCATAGATGAGACAGTTAGGCAGCAATATCTGCACGGTCATGAGGACCAGCTGGTCCCTGATGTTGTTTTaaccccacccctccccaccccaAGGAAGTAGGCTTTCCATTTGGCTGACTGATGTGGTCGCAGCATTATTAAATTGTGTCTCCTCCCCCCCCAGGACCATGCTCACTTGTTGATGTACTGCTCCTGCAGGAACGAAAGGGCTGTGTGGGGGGATTCAGACAAACAGGATGCACACAGGCTTCCATGTCTGCTCAAGATGCTTCATCATGTGGACCACACCCTGCTATCAGCCCGATTGTCTACCTCTGTAGAACACTGCGTATGCGGGGGGCGTACGTGTGTGAGTGAAATGTGGCTGTGGCGATCCGTGTTGACGGCTGAGGAACAGAGAGCAGGCAGGTAAGACTCAACGTAAAGAGCACACTCAGCGTATTACAGGCATTGTCACAAAGTGAATCCATCACAGTGGAGCTTATTGCCATGACAACTGCTTCTGCAGCATGGCAGAGAACAGGCAGACTGCAAGACTGCTGATAACCGGAGAAAAGCAGGCTTTTCTTCCTTATTAGGAGCTATATTGTAGTCGTTAAGAAGCCCTAAATCCATGCCTGCATCCATCTCATTTTCTGTGAATAATTTCTTACCACAAGTTATTTACTTTTAAAGCCAATTGGGATCTTTTGTTCTCTGACAAAAACAGTGTGACCTTGTGCCTGAAGCATGCTTGAAGCatccatttcttttcttctgaggctctttgttgactttttttttttagatcaaaaaaaaaaaaagggacttCAATAAAAACCAGGTCAGAATAACGGGGGCTCTCCTTAATCATGAGGATATGTCAAGATAATGATGAGGACAAATGGCACAACAGCACAGTGTGCCTTGGATATACATTTGATAAACAATATTTGGATTTGGCCTCCTTTAGATGAAAACGTTTCCAAAGTGAAATTCTGATGAACAAGTAGTGAATCTTAATTGCAAATCAGAACTATTCTTCTACGCAGACACCTCTATCAAAGAGGAGTGAATACGAAATGGCTGCCAGCAATTAAATAAACCCTCTCTGATTTAATGTAGCCTTAAGTGGCATTGAGGGCGAATCaagaaatgtacttttttttgttaggTATGGGGAATAATTACTTCCCATCAGCAAAAATAATATGATCCTAATTTGCTCTAAGAACAGATTTCTGAATCCACTGGCCCCACCCTTCGtgattgaaatgaaaagcacCAGCATTTGAGGGGAAAATGAGAGCGATTTTGTTCACAACAGTGACAAAGAGGGGAGTGCAGCTTGTCGTTAGAGGCTACACAGCTAGAAGCAAAAGAGGGGAATCAAGCATGAAAAGTGGCTCAAAAACACAACCTCAACCATCTTTTAGTCAATCACAAAGGAATCTTTCAGAACTACATACACCCCCATCATACAGTCAAGTTTATTATACTGCCAATTCACACCCAATGATAGAATATTAACAGGTACAAGTATgacatgatttttttcaaaaccaaaaagGCTTGTATTGATAGTAAACTCTAACATCCACAACAGGATGTGGTATCTGACAGACCAGTCCACACCAGCTGGGCTCTCTTTGTGCCTGGGATGTGGTCTCCTAGCAACCAGTCTCAGCAGCTATCGCAATGGAATGGGAAGAGGAGGATCAGAGTCAGGGAGGGGCGGGCACTGCATCAATATTGCTTCTACCATATCACCTCGaccacagagcagctgcagtgtgcctctgcacacaaagacactgcaATAATGTGTGCAGCATTTTCACCCATTTCTGTGCATTGCAGTGAAACTTGGGAGTCCCAAGCATGAGTCAGAGCTCAGCGGACGTGAGACAATTAATATATACATCGGCAACGATGACAACAGGATCAATACACTCCGATTAGAATCGCTACCATATGGTGGCtgttaaatttattttgtggaAAGACCTCACCATTAAAAATGCATAGCACGGCAAATGATTCCTAGCAAGACAAGGATATGAAGACAATCAaacccaaacacaaaaatataacaacagCTATATCCTCTTAGGTGATGACAAGCTCCAAACATCTTTGCATCTAACATCTCCATTTTTCTGCAGGAAAAGCAGCCCAGACCTGGGGCGGCCAGACTGAACCCCTGGGAGAGCGCATTAAAATCAAATTCCCCAATCTATCATTCTGgcactcctccccctccttgaAGACACGTGAGTTGAGCCTTAttgatacagaaaaaaagaagtacaaCACCTAAAGGAGCTCGACGGGGCTCCATCTCCAGTCCATCTGTACTGAATAATACAGGAAAAAGGTCCCTACACGAGGATTAGTGAACATTTAACCATATCAAAGAGAGGGCTGAGGAACAGATGTCCACATGCATATCCACACATGCTTTTACGCTTTCATGCCTTCCCGCTTGCTCCTCATCCACAGCTTGGTTCACAGTGGTCTGAGAAGCACGGTATTTGATGTACGCAGCAAAGAGCAGGTTTTCAAAATtgtcagggagggaaaaaaaacaaacagatcaatgtttgtgtttgactgaaaGATACAACTTAATGATTGCTTAAGGCTTTCCAGCCAAAAGGTCACATATATCGCTGCACTCATATCCAGACTTTTTTGTCAGATGATACCCCATCTCACtttttatgtatatgtatatatatatatatatatatatatatatatatataaaaacataacataacattgCCCCAAATATCTTAAAAAAGACAGTTACAGGTCGCATCACAGACCTTGCCACAACCTCCAGATGGTGACCCTAAATGGTGGTTCAGGTCGTCCCAACAGATTGCTCAACTAAAGtgcaaacatgaataaaacatgacatcGTTTTAACTGGACCTGTGTTTTGAGAACACAAGCCTTCCTTTGGGAGGGAATTTTAGCCAAAGTTAAAGCATGTTCTGCGTCTCAATAAAGATTTTTTGATTAGCTTTCAGCAGTTCTTTTGTCCTTCTCCCTGACAATTCCATTCAATGCATTACCTTTATTTAATACGTATTCTGCTAATATTAATGCAAAAAGTGCTTCCctgtatcatcatcattattatggTAGTGTGGATTTGAGGCATGTCACCTTAAAAATATCTGTCTTGCTCTTAATTATTCTCAGCACTCCATTAACTTGGGCCACTTACCTGAAAAGTGGATACAATTTAGAGTAAAACAGGAAAGGTTCTGACATTATGGAGGAAAGCCTTTGATCAGCGGACATTAGCTTGTCCGTGTCAATATTGCCTGCTAAATAAAAGGTCAGACATTTGAAAATAAGGCCAATACGCAATTTGACCTCATGATGAAAACACGTGGATGCTAAGAAAGTTTTTCTAAATACCAATTGTCATCCTTTCACTGAAATACCAGCAGGCACCATCCCCAATGCATGAACAAAGGGCACAAAATGATCAAACCCAATAATACAGGGCTTGGCCCATTGTGCGCCACCATAGAGGGCGGAAGGCAGAACTTCCCAGTACTTTGAGCTTTTCAGAGAGAATCTAAAGTACCAGTGGCCTAAAAACTAACCAGACAACAAAGGCCAATGGAAACAATACAAATGACCTGGACCACATGACAGGAGAATATGTTGTGTCAGACCAGAAAGTCAGAATAAATACAGTAGACAATGAAGCTCATTGTGTACACAGGTTCTTCTCATAGATGCTTAAAGTTCCCACGAACCTGCCGTGTCATCGTTGACTGATGGCAGGATGGGACAATCACTATCTGTCCTCtagaagtttttcctttccgCATTTCCAAACAAATAATGCTACTAATTTGGTTTGTTGATTTCCCTTAATCAACATGACACCTGTCTGGGTGTGGGTGGATTTAGCCTGTGAATGTCTGTCCAGACCACAAATTTTCCTAATGCGCAGCTTTGCGTGAATAATCTGTGATATGACCTTTCTCCATTTATTCCTAGAACAAAAGGGGCCTGTAATGCGGTCAACCAAAAAACCAGAAACATTTGAAAGGAACATGGTTGAGTTTTTCATATGCATAATGTGACCCAGTTGTTTAAGTGTTGCACCTGTACATATGAACGAAACTCTGTCACCTGAGAGCGCGACGGCCAGTTTCTGAAAGCAGGCTTACCTGCTTGCCGTCAAGTGTGTAGATCCTCTTGACCACGCCGCTCTCAAGCTTAATGGCCTCTGTAATGTCGGTGAGGACTTGTTCAAAGGAGTGCGCCGTCTTCTTGTTGAGCAGCACACGCACAGCCTTGCGTGGCTTCACACCGCTGCGCATCACCGTCACAAGCTTGGGTCGAATAAAGTCCTTGGTCTCTCTGGGCTCACTGGCGGCCTTTGCAGCTAAGGATTGCATGTTCTTCTGGCTTGCTGAGGCCTTTACATTCACGGACCAGTTGGGGTTTACATTCTTTGTGTAGTCAACCTTCTTGTAGAAGTTCTCTGATGCACAAACATAGCTTTCCCCTGtgacggcaaaaaaaaaaaaaaagaaaattggttGAGTGTGTTGCAACACATTCAGCTATTTAACTCTGACACCTGAGAGCCCCAAAGGGATCCATTCAGAAACCCCTGACCCCACAGATAAACCAGCGGGACAAATTATCTCCAGGCTTTTTCAGTGCTCAGATTTCATCTCAAATCGATTTAATATCACAACTATCAACAACTAAATAATTTCACTTCATTGGAGAATACCATGTTGGTTCTGTTTGCTGACATTGCTCAGAATGAAAAAAGTTCATGGCTATACAAAGCTTTGAATAATCAGATTGTTTCAGAAAGGAAATGCTGCTCTCAAGTATTTTTGATAAATATCTGTCATCTTGTGGGCACCACCAAGTAGATTTTACTCATAACTATTATGCTGGGATACAAGTCTGAGATAAATGACAGTATCTGGTGGAATAGATATCTCTGAGATTaggaaaatatataatatacttAACCTTTTTAGAGTCTTGATAAGAACTCAATAGTTccaatttaatatttcatgtatAAAGCCAAATCAATGATGTACAAATGACACTTAGAATAGTGTTGGTGATCATGAATTATCTTGTTCACTGACTTGCACTTGTGCGTTTATGTCGgcacagaaggaaaaagaagatCTGAAACTTCAAGCACCTCAGTGCAGATCAGTGTAACAATACCTGTGTTTTAGTACACACTGTGATAGCAGCAGACTAGAATCACATCTCTGGATTTCAAATTGAAtctgtttaaagtttaaaacatGAATCTCTTGACTCAGAGTGACATTATACAACCTCCTCCACCAAAAGTCCTCGTTGGATACTTGAAAAGAACTAAACAGTCgtattttacaaaatgtaaattatCTATAGCCTTGTCACAAATGTAAACTGCCCATCTGTCTTCCATCTTGAAATAATCTTTCATTGACTGACTACATGTTCTACGGCAGATTGGGTTTTTGCTCGGACAGGGAGAGGAGCTAAAGTaaagacaaaaagcagcagggagaaggagagagacagagatttttGGCATGGGGGAATCCAGAAGGCAACAATTAGGCCAAATGTGGAGAAATTacagcaaagacaaagacacaaaacaggATTACACTGTGCAGAAGAGATTGAGCAATTAATTATAGCCTGCAAGAGGAAGCACAAtgaaatgcccccccccccaccaccaccaccaccacccacagtGCAGCCCCTTCTtagtgtcacacacacacacacacacacacacacacacacacacacacacacacacacacacacacacacacacacacacacacacacacacacacacacacacacacacacacacacacacacacacacacacacacacacacacacacacacacacacacacacttttttttaaagcagctcaAATAGCAAAGATGATCACCTTGTTCATCTTCACCCCAAACCAAGCAAGTACATCAAGTTTTTAAGTTGGGTCTTAAATTGGGCAAATTGAGCAGACCAACGCAGGGATCACTCGTTGAGTGTCAACAAAAGACTTCACACTGTTGCTAAAAAAGGTTTAAAGTCAGCTTTGGCAACTTacacaacaagaaaaacataCTAAACCTAAATCTGAACTCGTTCTGGTCGGCCCACTGAAGCCAAATGTGGACTATAACAGTCATGATGGCAGCTGCTCAAGAAGCTTCTACTGTTGATCAGCTTCCTTAGTACAAAAAGCATTGTGCTATAAAATACATGACATTGAATCagagaaatatataaaataaatacaaaaaaaaaggtttgtttggATTTCCAGCTATTGTGACGACACATACTAATGGAGAGGTTTGACggcaaaattatttaaaagtcCGACCCACATTGTGACTGGAGGTTTCTTTTAAGCATTAAATCCTAATGCCGTCTAGTCATCCCATGTTGAGCTGCAGAGAGCTGTCTTTACAGCTCAGCATAACGCATGCTGAGTTTAAGCTAAACATCCTAAAACTGAGACCTCTGAGCCTGATTAAGACCAGCGTCGAAGCCCTGCTTTCATCTTTGGCAGCAACAAAATTGAACCATGAAGTACTATTTAGTATGAGTAACACTGGAGAGGAGATGccaagaaatgtttttgttagtttcttAGCATGCATTTTCCTAAACTTTTgttacatttcatcacatttattttgtgtacttCCCATTAAGaaatattactttttaaaagCACTTACCAATTGTGCAAATAGTTGATAACTAATGCCCATAATTGATAAAAAGTGGACCATTTCACCTGAATGTCTGCCCAGATTAGAAATTGCAACATCATATGCGGGATTACAGGAATGTAGACCAAACAGATAAAACCTCTAATCTCAGGAAACTGGAAATGTCATGCTTCTAAATCttctcaggaaaaaaagaaaataacttgattttcttttacacGAGGGCTCCTCAGTtatctcactgctgcagctctaTTGGGGAACAAAAAGAGTCATATTCCAAAGAAGGAACGTCAATAAATCAAACATAAGAGTTCGGTGGTTGCTGCTAAAACACGGCTTACCTTCCTCAAGCTCATCCAAGGTTGTGATCTTACGTGAGCCATCAATAGTGAAGATGAAGCGGACACCCTGTGGCAAGTTGATGTGGTCAGACAGCGAGCGTGTGAGGTCAGCCAGCAGGGAGTCAAAGGTGCGAAACCGGTCGTTGGCCACAGCGTACACAATGCCCTTGAAGTAGCGGTCGCCGTTGCGGTAGAAACGCACCTTTTTGGCCTTCTTCTCACTGGTGAGGGCCTGCAGAGTGCGCGTGCGGTAGAAGCTGCAGTGGGCACTGTGGGTAGGGCTGGGGAGTCCATTCATGCGCCCACCCCGTGGGGTACGGGATGCCTTGTCTCGCTCATCAAAATGTCCAAAGTCTAGCTCCATGATGACTGAAAGTTGTGATGGTTGTGACAaatgtgtggtggtggtgaccAGCTCTGAAGAGTCTAggaaaaagcaggaaatgacACTGAAGTAATTCACTGTGATTCAATTCTCTTTTCCTGACTTTAACTTCTCCCCACTGTTATTATTACTCACTGGGATGTTAACTATAAgcagatgtttatttttagtgaatttcaaaataagagactCCAAACTTGATTCAAGTTCCATAATAATCTGCCATGATGGTCGTGGTTTCATCTGCATACAAGGTAGACTATGACCGAAACTATAAGCTAAACGGTCGATTTATAGATATTCAAGGTTAAACAATAAACAGCTTTGACCCACACTGCTGTATGGAGAAATGGACAGAATTCATCAGACAAGGTAAGATTACAATTCCATGATTTATTGTCTTTGGTGCTGTGCGAGGCATGTTGCATATATATCTGTTTTAGTCACTTCCTCTGTGTGCTGCCTACAAGATTCCAGTGAGTTGTCTCATTTATCCAGATGAATCACTAAATATCTGCAAAATTATCCTTTGAGAGAGCTTTTTATAATTACGGACCTTTTTTATTATGCCCATGTTGGTATATTGATAAGCAATATGAACATTAAGAACATGgtgagtgtgagtatgagtaTTATAATTCATAATATCAACGATGCAACTCTTTGCTCTGCTTCAACATTACATGACAGCACAATTGGTTGGCCAGAAGTAAGAGATTCTCAGGGGAGTGTTTAATATTTAGGTGGAGACAGTGTTACAGTAAGAGTTTAAGTAGTTTAGTAGCATCAGTGTATTTCTGCTAGAATCTGTCATTTACATTAGAGGATTTGaaataaccataaaaaaaaaaaaaaaaaacattaaaagaaatgcCTCAccatgtggattttttttatggtggCCTGAGAATTATGCAGATGATGCACCTGTTCAACAATTAAACAATAAACCTCCTATGCTTGGAGATGGACTGGCATAAGGCTGTAACAG
This window encodes:
- the LOC115054777 gene encoding neuronal migration protein doublecortin: MELDFGHFDERDKASRTPRGGRMNGLPSPTHSAHCSFYRTRTLQALTSEKKAKKVRFYRNGDRYFKGIVYAVANDRFRTFDSLLADLTRSLSDHINLPQGVRFIFTIDGSRKITTLDELEEGESYVCASENFYKKVDYTKNVNPNWSVNVKASASQKNMQSLAAKAASEPRETKDFIRPKLVTVMRSGVKPRKAVRVLLNKKTAHSFEQVLTDITEAIKLESGVVKRIYTLDGKQVTCLQDFFGDDDVFIACGPEKFRYAQDDFSLDENECRVMKGPKTPRGVAKSPGPIKRCKSPAESTNGTGSSSQLSTPISKHSPTSTPTSPGLNNKQKELYLPLSLDDDDSLGESM